The sequence GACAAGACAGGGACAATGAACGTTGTTTGCTAGAGCAGTCTTCCCCATTTGCTCCGCACAGCACCTCTTCCTGCAATGGTCTCCTGGCCTCTGAGCCAGTAAGGCAGAGTCCAGGGGGCTCCTTTTGTTCTTGAAGCTCTGCTACTTCTTTGCAACCACTCCTTTACTGTGGCAGAGCTTCTATGACAAACAGCCCATCTGGGAGCTGATGGCTGAGGTGCTTACCCCAGCCATTTCCTTGCAGGATTTGAGGTACTGGTACATGACTATTACTTGAGGGTAACAGGCTGAGCTCAACAGTTAATACTTTTCCGTACCAtcttgcaaagaaacagaaatatccCTGCACTAATTCTGTCTATTGTTTCCCTCAAGATGGAAACTTTGTAAGCCAAAACCACAACTGAGCAGCAAGAAAAGCATTTAGAGCTGTGTGCTCAAAGATATTTTACTTCTAGGATATTATAACAGTCTGGGGAGTGGTTTCTACAGCTCTGAGATCTAAAGTAAAGGCTCATACTTCATACTTATAACAAGTAACAGAGAGTAAAACGGTGATACTGAGGTGATACTTGCAGGAGTTTGTAGAGCCAGAAACAGATTAAAGGTCAAGCTGTATCCAGAGCAGTATCTGCTAATCACACTGCTTCTTCTAGTAAAGCTGTTGCAAGCTTCCTGCTAACAATGTCTGCCTACAGCACTGAAAAGTACCAGAGTACTTGTATTTCTAAAACCTGTTCCAACAAAAATAAAGGTGACAGCATACATTTAGTTCACTGtgccaacaaaacaaaaatgccaAGTTCACAAGTAATTACATTCTTTATTTACAACAAGCTTAGCCACACAAGATGTTTTAAATAATGCAAACAACTGCAGTATTTCAAAGTGGAAAAACGGTTTCATCCAGAAAATATTGCTGGTGCCATTATAGGTACGCATCTGGTGGACAGAAATACTTGTggcaaacattttttattttagagcagCTATTTCTGCACTTGAAAAGTACTTTCTCAAATTATGTACAACTCCAGTTGTATTGTGAGAATAAAAACATGAAGTGGGAAACAGAAGGTAACCCATACAGACATGGAGCACAGAGACCAAATGgaaatattcagtagaagaaaAACATCTGAGTGAATCATCTTCTCAAAGTGCCTTTTCTTCCATAATGAAAATCTGAGTTCTGTCTGTATGTCACAGAGATACTCAGCAATGTTACGGACGCCTCCTCCACATTAGACTTTGTTACTTCTGGCAGGTCAGAGCCAGAGTCGATCTGAAGATGAGAAATAAGCAAATACAACCTTCCAACTCCTCTTGTTTTCCTGACAAACTTGTTGAGGAAAAACACAGTGGTCTGGGGGTTTTAATCATCACCTTTTAACGGTTTCTTTAAAGTCTTTAAGCCATTCAGTATCTTAAAGAATAACATCAAATTCACTTTGCTAAATAAAATCACTAAGGTCATCTGTCATGCTGCCTTCCAGCATGAATATTTCAGTAGTACTACTAAACTTTTTACACCTTCCTTCCTCTGTAAATTATCTTGCAAGTGCTCTTCTGATCAAAATACATGGCAGGCTATTTCAGCTGTGACTGCACAAAACTTAAGTTTTCCCaagtaaaatactgaaatggCATTTGGTTTCTGGACTTCTGCTAAGAGCCCTTCAGAAAAGTCTCTCGTTCTTCTAGCTTTGGTAAAGGGATGTTACctgataaaaaacaaaaagaaagttgTGTGAGACTAGCTGTAAGTTACCTTCTGGGTGCTTCTCCAGTTTATCCCAAGTATGTACAGGCAGTTTAAATTTCCTGAGCAAGTAAGGAAAGTAAATCCTGTCTGACTTCCTGTAAATAATCACTCAATATATGCAGTAACTTTGGAGTAAGATTagcttctgtgctgcttttggaCCAATAGAGTGCAGACTGTTTTATACAGATGGCTACAGTTATTTATTTTAGTACTTACTTATTACTAGCTAGTATTTCTGAAAGTAAACGTAGCTATGGCAGGTTATATTCCTCAGGTTGATTCAAGCaagattaaaaaatttttataagCAAGGCAATACCTGGTGGAGCTACAAAGTATTCCTCTACTTTCTCTCTGGCATTTTTCAGCAACTCTTCTGTGCAGTTGCCTTCTGTAACATCATCTTCTCTGAGATACAGACACCTGAAGCACAAAGATTACTAGCCTGTCTTTAAGATATTCTATGAATATGAAGAAGGAAGTGTGGCTTATCTCTAAACCCGGTTTTGGTATTAAGAAAGCAGTAAGACAAGTATTGGAACATTTTTAAGCAACTAAAAATGCCACTATCAGGTATTTGGGGAGCAGCGTGTGCCCGTCATTCATGACAAGCAAGATACACAAAGGAATTGGAGTTCATCTTTGCTATGCTTATGCATAAAGATCATGGGTGTTGGTGACATCTTCCTTCCACACAAAGCCACAGTAAGACTTTGCATAGCCAGGGTGATTCCCagggtttaaaaaaacaaaagttaCAAAAGCAAATAGTGTGATACATTAACAGATAAAAGGATGCTGCTGTGATTTATTACCTGTCCTCCAGGACTGAATCCATCGGTTCTACCCCATCAGTGTTTACTTCATGAAGCTGATCAGCGAACTCGATTGCTTTCTGCAGCCGCTCTACGCCCTCTGAATCACGGAAATCAACCAAGGCCAGGTGTTCCAAGTGATCCAGTACCTCCACTGTCACTTTTTGCTGTACAGAGACAAATATGGACAAAAAAGGCAAAGTAAGGAAGTCTAATACAGTGCTacttttggttggtttgttttttgtttttttttaactaaaaactTGCTACACGGCAAAACCTCGCATTTACATCTGCTGGGACACGCTGATTTCTTGCAGTTTCTCAGAAAACTAATCGAAACCGTGTCTTTTCCTCCATGTAAGCTCCTTTCCAGCGAAGGACGAACCGGAGCTGGCTCTCGCTGCGGCGGCTCGGCCCGGGCAGAGCGGGACCGGCAGCAGGAACGGcccggggccgtgccggggggCTGCGCTCTCCCcacccgctccgctccgctccgcgcgcTGCTCCGGCCGAGCCGCCCTACCTGGGCCGGCGGCCGCTGCCGTCCCGCCGCTGGGTCCGGCGCGGAGAACCCGGCGGGTGCCCTCAGCACGGTCCGGACAGGAGGGACCCgccgcagcagcagccccacaccGGGCGCCGGCCGGAGCCAGCGGCCGAGGCCCAGCGCGCGCATCCCGCGCTACCGGCGGCGCCGCGCTACGTCACCTCCCCGCGCCGGAAGCGCGTCagagcggcggcgcggccggcccGGCGCGGGGACAGGGCGCGGGCGGGCGCTCGGCCGCCGGCGCCGCGATGAACAGCGTGGGCGAGGCTTGCACCGAGCTGAAGCGCGAGTACGACCAGTGCTTCAACCGCTGGTTCGCCGAGAAGTTCCTCAAGGGCGAGAGCGCCGGGGACCCCTGCGGGCAGCTCTTCAAGCGCTACCAGCTCTGCGTGCAGGTGCGTGCGGCGCCCAcccgcgctgctgctgctgctttggcacACGAGCACCCTCACGCCGCTCTTAGCTCTGCCTCTTCACTTTCCGCCCCAAGCGTTCTCCCACCGGACTTACTCTTCCTACCGCTCTCCTGGTAGCCCAGGGGGAGCTTCGGCCATAGCTGCGCACCCCACCGCGCTGCTCCGGATTGTTTCTTGTCTCATGTTTCTCTCGGTCATGACATATGGTATTTTACAGGTGTCTCTGACTATATTTCTGTCGTTAACGTGACTTCTTAAGCCTCCTGGCTTAGAGGGTGTAGCACGTTTATGTGAGAATCTGGATTGTAGTTCCTCGTGAGTTCTCAGTACATACTTAAGCATCTCTAATATTGAAGCTTTATCCAAAGCGTTCTTAAGACTACTTTTTCTAGATCATGTTTTGTACCAAAGATTACGTCACTTAGTACTATAAAGATGTGTCAAgtttaagtttttgtttttcttttcagaaagcgATCAAGGAAAAGGACATACCCATTGAAGGCCTGGAGTTCATGGGCccaagcaaaggaaaaactgaaaactcCTCTTGACCTCAGCTGTATGGACGGAGTCACTAATATGAGCCTTTGGACTAAGCAGCATGGTGTACGACTAGATGCCACCTGGATAAGACCTTTGTTAAGCTGATTTCTAGGAAGCGAGAAATCTTCTCTGCTTGtaaaaacagccacaaaaaaaaaaaaaaaaaaaagacgactgGATCATGGGGTAACTACTGCCTTCTCAGTGAATTTTGGTGGTGGTTCAGCATCTAACAGCTTGAAAAGCCATTTGAACTAACTTCCTGTTGAATGTACTCTATAACAGGAGAATGCTTATTAGGGTGGGCTGAGATAGGAGTTGCTTTGTGACAGATTTCTCTTGCTTATTTATATAACACttaaaagtgtttaaaaagaataTGAAGGAGGTTGATttactttgtttcatttctaTGCTGCTGAATTTTGGTGGAAGAAGTTTGTTTTATATGATCCTGAATGCTGAGGGGCTAAAGCTTTGTTTTATATCAGCAACAGAGATGGTATAAAAGCACTCTATTGGACTTGCAATAACTTAGCTAAAATAAATATAACCAAGTTATATTTTGTTCAAGTAGATAACTGTCTAGTAGAATCTGACTGTGACCTCTAGGAGGGATGGTGGTAGCCTGCAACAGAAGCTAAAGAGGTAACTTCTAATGCAAAGGTACTTCTTCAGCCTTTTATGGGGTCCTGAAAGAATCCTGAACTTGAATTCTCTCTCCTTGAGCAGGATTGTGTGTTCCTGCAGTAAAACTGCAGCGCAGCCCTGGCCATCCTTTTCCACCCTACCACAAAGCACCAGGCTGGCCATGGTCACTGTTAGGTTTTTGCCTGTGGTAGTTAAAGCCCGTGTTGAATGACAGAAATATTGGATTGGAGCTTGACAGCTTTAAAATTATCATGTTAAAAGCCCCAGCTGCTGCTTGGGGATCTTACCTGCTCAGGAAGCTGCTCCTGAACTGTGTGTACTTTACACctaggaaagcaaacaaaaagtaaTTGTGCTGGCTTGTAAACTGCAGAAATGCTTGCAGCAACTAGAAAAAGGGTTAAGAGGTCAGGATTCATCCCATCCAGTGGCCCTGTGAGCACTGTGGCAGGTGAGATTTCTGTTGATCCTCATAAagggatgagggaaaagctgttgCCTCGCATTACACCAACAGAGGTGAAAGAGTGAAAAATATTATGGCCTGGGGATAAAAGATGTCAGCTTGCTAATTCTGCTACAACTACAGTGAGGAAGAAAGTGAGCTTCACTCTCTTTGCTTTTAAGCACTACCTGAATGATCGTTCAGAggctttactttttaaaaaggtgCATTTCTCAAACATAATAGCTGGCTTGTCTGCACTACAGCCCATGAGTAATGAGACCCCAGACACTGAGAGTATTGTGGGACTTGTGCAGAAGATCAGGGACTGCCCCAGACTGGGGCCATTGTTCTCTGTGTCTTCAGCGATGGCCTGAAGACGTCAGCTGGAGATGATCAGGTAGCCTGGGTTAGCCACACTCCTGTTCTCAGGTGCATAAGACAGTGCAATGTCAGCACCACAATTAAATGTAGCACTTACAAAACCAAGCTGCTGATGCCTAAAGTGCTGGGTCGCTCAGgtataaataaaaatagtaagGGAAAGGTCTTTTGAAGAGCACTGTAAATAGCATTTTAGGGACTGTCAAGTATgcggctttttttttaaaggaatgacATGTACAACGTGTAGGCATAAGTGTAGTATGACTTTATCAGCTTTAAAGTAACTGAGCCTATCAGTGCCTTGTTCTGTGCTTTTAACACAGAAAAGCTCATCTTAGCAGTCATTTTACTAGTAAGTGGATAAAATAAATTGCATTGAAATTGAGGTGTCCTGCAGCACCCACTTAGAGATTCTCACTT is a genomic window of Athene noctua chromosome 17, bAthNoc1.hap1.1, whole genome shotgun sequence containing:
- the GATC gene encoding glutamyl-tRNA(Gln) amidotransferase subunit C, mitochondrial gives rise to the protein MRALGLGRWLRPAPGVGLLLRRVPPVRTVLRAPAGFSAPDPAAGRQRPPAQQKVTVEVLDHLEHLALVDFRDSEGVERLQKAIEFADQLHEVNTDGVEPMDSVLEDRCLYLREDDVTEGNCTEELLKNAREKVEEYFVAPPGNIPLPKLEERETFLKGS
- the TRIAP1 gene encoding TP53-regulated inhibitor of apoptosis 1, whose translation is MNSVGEACTELKREYDQCFNRWFAEKFLKGESAGDPCGQLFKRYQLCVQKAIKEKDIPIEGLEFMGPSKGKTENSS